In Streptomyces sp. NBC_01551, one DNA window encodes the following:
- a CDS encoding branched-chain amino acid ABC transporter permease: MHELPQQLANGLALGALYGLIAIGYTMVYGIVQLINFAHGEIFMIGGFGALTAYTALPTGTSLLIAIPVMIVGGALTSVAVAAAAERFAYRPLRSAPRLAPLITAIGLSIALQQLVWQFYPDAKKAVSFPEFKGEAFKITDSLAIQRADAFVLILAPLCMLALGVFVQKSRSGRAMQATAQDPDTAKLMGINTDRIIVMAFAIGAAFAAVAAVAYGLDKGQINFEMGFILGLKAFTAAVLGGIGNIYGAMVGGVVLGLAEALSIAYIEDIPGMSQLGGGAWSNVWAFVLLIVVLLVRPQGLLGERVADRA, from the coding sequence GTGCACGAACTGCCGCAACAGCTGGCCAACGGCCTTGCCCTCGGTGCCCTTTATGGCCTCATCGCCATCGGGTACACCATGGTCTACGGCATCGTCCAGCTCATCAACTTCGCCCACGGCGAGATCTTCATGATCGGCGGCTTCGGCGCGCTCACCGCCTACACCGCCCTCCCGACCGGCACCTCCCTGCTGATCGCGATACCCGTCATGATCGTCGGAGGCGCACTGACCTCCGTCGCCGTAGCCGCCGCAGCCGAACGCTTCGCGTACCGTCCCCTGCGCAGCGCCCCCCGGCTCGCCCCCCTCATCACCGCAATCGGCCTCTCGATCGCGCTCCAGCAGCTCGTCTGGCAGTTCTACCCGGACGCCAAGAAGGCCGTCAGCTTCCCCGAGTTCAAGGGCGAAGCCTTCAAGATCACCGACAGCCTCGCCATCCAGCGCGCGGACGCGTTCGTCCTCATCCTCGCCCCGCTCTGCATGCTCGCCCTCGGCGTCTTCGTCCAGAAGAGCCGCAGCGGCCGCGCCATGCAGGCCACCGCGCAGGACCCCGACACCGCGAAGCTGATGGGCATCAACACCGACCGCATCATCGTCATGGCCTTCGCCATCGGTGCCGCGTTCGCAGCCGTCGCCGCCGTCGCCTACGGCCTCGACAAGGGCCAGATCAACTTCGAAATGGGCTTCATCCTCGGCCTCAAGGCGTTCACCGCGGCCGTCCTCGGCGGCATCGGCAACATCTACGGAGCCATGGTCGGCGGCGTCGTCCTCGGCCTCGCCGAAGCCCTGTCGATCGCCTACATCGAAGACATCCCCGGCATGTCGCAGCTCGGCGGTGGAGCCTGGTCCAACGTCTGGGCGTTCGTACTCCTCATCGTCGTCCTCCTCGTGCGGCCACAAGGCCTGCTCGGTGAGCGCGTCGCGGATCGGGCGTGA
- a CDS encoding branched-chain amino acid ABC transporter permease yields MTNEATLPLEAEATGAVSRTALLYAVIGGSLLTIISAFLAWTWTDEFPGDLTYYGSPAPIQFLSLAGALLTAAFALSALGVKGLRWLTPTGARKPVWILSLGTLAGTWFTVLAIVWVLGGVVHLEPGAYVALVGSLVPALAAHKLTDDSHKAAPAKKLPNWAEIVIIAAAFAVGLFVITFGIDTDDKEPQLFVTYLIIVGFAAVALLKSGLLDRFSTITANNRQVTLVGTAAAAIAFPFIQQSGDTYTLIAVNILIFATVALGLNVVVGLAGLLDLGYVAFLGVGAYAAALVSGSTASAFGFQLPFWAAVIVGALASLIFGVVIGAPTLRLRGDYLAIVTLGFGEIFRIAMGNLDGTSGPDITNGPNGIPNIPHLELFGWNFGESHVVGGITLGAYANYYFLMLLVMALVILVFARAGNSRIGRAWVAIREDETAAEAMGINGFKVKLIAFALGATLAGLAGTVQAHVNSTVVPENYVFAGPVPPNSAFLLAAVILGGMGTIRGPILGAALLFLIPAKLAFLQDYQLLAFGIALILLMRFRPEGLIANKRAQLEYHDDTADQAPTDLATAKAGA; encoded by the coding sequence ATGACCAACGAAGCAACCCTCCCGCTCGAGGCCGAGGCCACCGGCGCCGTCTCCCGCACCGCACTCCTCTACGCGGTCATCGGCGGAAGCCTGCTGACCATCATCAGCGCCTTCCTCGCCTGGACCTGGACCGACGAGTTCCCCGGTGACCTCACCTACTACGGCAGCCCGGCCCCCATCCAGTTCCTGAGCCTCGCCGGCGCCCTCCTCACCGCCGCCTTCGCGCTCTCCGCGCTCGGCGTCAAGGGCCTGCGCTGGCTCACCCCCACCGGCGCCCGCAAGCCCGTGTGGATCCTCTCGCTCGGCACCCTCGCCGGCACCTGGTTCACCGTCCTCGCCATCGTGTGGGTCCTCGGCGGCGTCGTCCACCTGGAGCCCGGCGCCTACGTCGCCCTCGTCGGCTCGCTCGTCCCGGCCCTCGCCGCGCACAAGCTCACCGACGACAGCCACAAGGCCGCCCCCGCGAAGAAGCTGCCCAACTGGGCCGAGATCGTCATCATCGCGGCCGCCTTCGCCGTCGGCCTCTTCGTGATCACCTTCGGCATCGACACCGACGACAAGGAGCCCCAGCTCTTCGTCACGTACCTGATCATCGTCGGGTTCGCGGCCGTCGCCCTGCTCAAGTCCGGCCTCCTCGACCGGTTCAGCACCATCACCGCGAACAACCGCCAGGTCACCCTCGTCGGAACCGCGGCCGCCGCGATCGCCTTCCCCTTCATCCAGCAGAGCGGCGACACCTACACGCTCATCGCGGTCAACATCCTGATCTTCGCGACCGTCGCCCTCGGCCTCAACGTCGTCGTCGGCCTCGCCGGTCTCCTCGACCTCGGATACGTCGCCTTCCTCGGCGTCGGCGCCTACGCCGCCGCCCTGGTCTCCGGAAGCACCGCCTCCGCCTTCGGCTTCCAGCTCCCCTTCTGGGCAGCGGTCATCGTCGGCGCCCTCGCCTCGCTCATCTTCGGCGTGGTCATCGGAGCACCCACGCTCCGCCTGCGCGGCGACTACCTCGCCATCGTCACCCTCGGCTTCGGAGAAATCTTCCGCATCGCCATGGGCAACCTCGACGGCACCTCCGGCCCCGACATCACCAACGGCCCCAACGGCATCCCCAACATCCCCCACCTCGAACTCTTCGGGTGGAACTTCGGGGAATCCCACGTCGTCGGCGGCATCACCCTCGGCGCCTACGCCAACTACTACTTCCTGATGCTGCTCGTGATGGCACTCGTCATCCTGGTCTTCGCCCGAGCCGGCAACAGCCGCATCGGCCGCGCCTGGGTCGCCATCCGCGAAGACGAGACCGCCGCCGAAGCCATGGGCATCAACGGCTTCAAGGTCAAGCTCATCGCCTTCGCCCTCGGCGCCACCCTCGCCGGCCTCGCCGGCACCGTCCAGGCACACGTCAACAGCACGGTCGTCCCCGAGAACTACGTCTTCGCCGGGCCCGTCCCGCCGAACTCCGCGTTCCTCCTCGCCGCCGTCATCCTCGGCGGCATGGGCACCATCCGCGGCCCCATCCTCGGCGCCGCACTGCTCTTCCTGATCCCCGCGAAGCTGGCCTTCCTCCAGGACTACCAGCTCCTCGCGTTCGGCATCGCCCTCATCCTGCTCATGCGCTTCCGCCCCGAAGGCCTCATCGCCAACAAGCGCGCGCAGCTCGAGTACCACGACGACACCGCTGACCAGGCCCCCACGGACCTGGCCACCGCCAAGGCGGGGGCGTGA
- a CDS encoding ABC transporter ATP-binding protein, translating into MTTTDTTTTTTVLEASGVTMRFGGLTAVKSVDLKVNAGEIVGLIGPNGAGKTTFFNCLTGLYVPTEGTVSYKGTVLPPKPHLVTNAGIARTFQNIRLFHNMTVLENVLVGRHTRTKEGLWSALLRGPGFKKAEAASEARAMELLEFIGLQHKAGHLAKNLPYGEQRKLEIARALASDPGLILLDEPTAGMNPQETRAAEELIFAIRDMGIAVLVIEHDMRFIFNLCDRVACLVQGEKLIEGTASEVQGDERVIAAYLGEPFEGDPGATEDAAVEAAEENAAAAAEAETAPEPEPEPETAAEAEPEPEAAEADTADEAPAEEAAPAAAEPEESTTGTTSTTSTTSTEGEAK; encoded by the coding sequence ATGACCACCACAGACACCACCACGACGACCACCGTCCTCGAAGCCAGCGGCGTCACCATGCGCTTCGGCGGCCTCACCGCCGTCAAGAGCGTCGACCTCAAGGTCAACGCGGGCGAGATCGTCGGACTCATCGGCCCCAACGGCGCCGGCAAGACCACCTTCTTCAACTGCCTCACCGGGCTGTACGTCCCCACCGAGGGAACCGTCAGCTACAAGGGCACGGTCCTGCCGCCCAAGCCCCACCTGGTCACCAACGCCGGCATCGCCCGCACCTTCCAGAACATCCGGCTCTTCCACAACATGACCGTGCTGGAAAACGTCCTCGTCGGACGCCACACCCGCACCAAGGAAGGCCTCTGGTCCGCCCTCCTGCGCGGCCCCGGCTTCAAGAAGGCCGAAGCCGCCAGCGAAGCACGGGCCATGGAACTCCTGGAGTTCATCGGCCTCCAGCACAAGGCCGGGCACCTCGCCAAGAACCTCCCCTACGGCGAACAGCGCAAGCTCGAAATCGCCCGCGCCCTCGCCAGCGACCCCGGACTCATCCTCCTCGACGAGCCCACCGCCGGCATGAACCCGCAGGAAACCCGCGCCGCCGAAGAACTCATCTTCGCGATCCGGGACATGGGCATCGCCGTCCTCGTCATCGAGCACGACATGCGCTTCATCTTCAACCTGTGCGACCGCGTCGCCTGCCTCGTCCAGGGCGAGAAGCTCATCGAAGGCACCGCCTCCGAAGTCCAGGGCGACGAGCGCGTCATCGCCGCCTACCTCGGCGAACCCTTCGAGGGCGACCCGGGCGCGACCGAAGACGCCGCGGTCGAAGCGGCCGAGGAGAACGCCGCCGCGGCCGCCGAGGCGGAAACCGCCCCGGAACCGGAGCCGGAGCCGGAGACCGCCGCCGAGGCGGAGCCGGAGCCCGAGGCCGCCGAAGCCGACACGGCCGACGAAGCCCCGGCCGAGGAAGCCGCCCCGGCCGCGGCGGAGCCGGAAGAAAGCACCACCGGCACCACCAGCACGACCAGCACCACCAGCACGGAAGGAGAGGCCAAATGA
- a CDS encoding ABC transporter ATP-binding protein codes for MTALLKVEDLKVAYGKIEAVKGISFEVNEGEIVCLVGTNGAGKTTTLRTLSGLLKPVSGTVTFDGMPLGQVPAHKIVSLGLAHSPEGRHIFPRLTIAENLQLGAFLRTDKDGIEQDVQRAYEMFPILGERRKQAAGTLSGGEQQMLAMGRALMSRPKLLMLDEPSMGLSPLMMHKIMATIAELKSTGTTILLVEQNAQAALSLADQAHVMEIGKIVLSGTGQELLHNEDVRKAYLGED; via the coding sequence ATGACCGCACTGCTCAAGGTCGAAGACCTCAAGGTCGCCTACGGCAAGATCGAAGCCGTCAAGGGAATCTCCTTCGAAGTCAACGAAGGCGAAATCGTCTGCCTCGTCGGCACCAACGGCGCCGGCAAGACCACCACCCTGCGGACCCTCTCCGGACTCCTCAAGCCCGTCAGCGGCACCGTCACCTTCGACGGCATGCCCCTCGGACAGGTCCCCGCCCACAAGATCGTCTCCCTGGGCCTCGCCCACTCCCCCGAGGGACGCCACATCTTCCCCCGGCTGACGATCGCCGAAAACCTCCAGCTCGGCGCCTTCCTGCGCACCGACAAGGACGGCATCGAGCAGGACGTCCAGCGCGCCTACGAGATGTTCCCCATCCTGGGCGAACGCCGCAAGCAGGCCGCCGGCACCCTCTCGGGCGGCGAACAGCAGATGCTCGCCATGGGCCGGGCCCTCATGTCCCGCCCCAAGCTGCTCATGCTGGACGAGCCCTCCATGGGCCTCTCCCCCCTCATGATGCACAAGATCATGGCGACCATCGCCGAACTCAAGTCCACGGGCACCACCATCCTGCTCGTCGAGCAGAACGCCCAGGCGGCGCTCTCCCTCGCCGACCAGGCCCACGTGATGGAGATCGGCAAGATCGTCCTCTCCGGCACCGGCCAGGAGCTCCTCCACAACGAGGACGTCCGCAAGGCCTACCTCGGCGAAGACTGA
- a CDS encoding ANTAR domain-containing response regulator: MTAEHESTPTPDADQSHVPPLTTRVVIAEDEALIRLDLKEMLEEEGYSVVGEAGDGQTAVELAREHRPDLVILDVKMPVLDGISAAEKIAEESIAPVLMLTAFSQRDLVERARDAGAMAYLVKPFSKSDVVPAIEMAVSRFAELKALEKEVADLSLRLETRKLVDRAKSILQTQYGLTEPAAFRWIQKTSMDRRMSMQQVAEAVIEDAEEKKNAAKG, translated from the coding sequence GTGACCGCCGAGCACGAGTCGACGCCCACGCCCGACGCCGACCAGTCGCACGTTCCGCCGCTGACGACCCGCGTCGTCATCGCCGAGGACGAGGCGCTCATCCGTCTTGATCTCAAGGAGATGCTCGAAGAGGAGGGCTACTCCGTCGTCGGCGAGGCCGGAGACGGGCAGACGGCCGTCGAGCTGGCCCGGGAGCACCGCCCGGACCTGGTGATCCTGGACGTGAAGATGCCCGTCCTGGACGGGATCTCCGCCGCTGAGAAGATCGCGGAGGAGTCCATCGCCCCCGTTCTGATGCTGACCGCGTTCTCGCAGCGCGACCTGGTCGAGCGGGCGCGGGACGCCGGGGCCATGGCGTACCTGGTGAAGCCGTTCAGCAAGAGCGACGTCGTGCCGGCCATCGAGATGGCGGTGTCGCGGTTCGCGGAGCTGAAGGCGCTGGAGAAGGAGGTCGCGGACCTTTCGCTGCGGCTGGAGACCCGCAAGCTGGTGGACCGGGCGAAGAGCATTCTGCAGACCCAGTACGGGCTGACGGAGCCGGCGGCGTTCCGCTGGATCCAGAAGACGTCGATGGACCGGCGCATGTCGATGCAGCAGGTCGCCGAGGCGGTCATCGAGGACGCCGAGGAGAAGAAGAACGCGGCGAAGGGCTGA
- a CDS encoding helix-turn-helix domain-containing protein codes for MYDLATRAHALDLLAEGRSMNSVSKETGISRSAIRAWRSRLQPLPRLLNQAEPCAAPADGASYAYLLGLYLGDGCISPHPRGGHHLRIACADAWPGLIEQCRAAITAVRPHDKVYLLQKQGCVAVTSYGRHWTCLFPQHGPGRKHERRIVLESWQQEIVDAHPWEFVRGLIHSDGCRITNWTVRNGKRYEYPRYFFTNKSDDIRKLCTDTLTKVGVEWTVLARGSDPFNVSIARKASVALMDVHIGPKY; via the coding sequence ATGTACGACTTGGCCACTCGCGCCCACGCCCTGGACTTGCTCGCCGAGGGGCGCAGCATGAACTCCGTCAGCAAGGAGACCGGGATATCCCGCTCTGCCATCCGAGCGTGGCGATCCCGGCTCCAGCCCCTCCCCCGCCTGCTCAATCAAGCCGAACCATGCGCGGCACCCGCCGACGGAGCCTCGTACGCGTACCTCCTGGGCCTCTACCTCGGCGACGGCTGCATCAGCCCACACCCCCGGGGTGGGCATCACCTCCGGATCGCCTGCGCGGACGCCTGGCCCGGCCTCATCGAGCAGTGCCGCGCCGCGATCACCGCCGTCCGGCCTCACGACAAGGTCTACCTGCTGCAGAAGCAGGGCTGCGTCGCCGTCACCAGCTACGGGCGGCACTGGACCTGCCTGTTCCCGCAGCACGGGCCGGGCAGAAAGCACGAGCGGCGGATCGTTCTCGAAAGCTGGCAGCAGGAGATCGTGGACGCGCACCCCTGGGAGTTCGTCCGGGGGCTGATCCACTCCGACGGGTGTCGGATCACCAACTGGACCGTCCGCAACGGCAAGCGCTACGAGTACCCGCGGTACTTCTTCACCAACAAGTCCGACGACATCCGGAAGCTGTGTACGGACACGCTCACCAAGGTCGGCGTCGAGTGGACCGTGCTCGCGCGCGGCAGTGACCCCTTCAACGTGTCCATCGCCCGCAAGGCGTCGGTCGCGTTGATGGACGTGCACATCGGGCCGAAGTACTAG
- a CDS encoding GNAT family N-acetyltransferase yields MSSESGGVLVRRRTGADLGGCVEVLGEVHRRDGYPVNWPEQPDGWLATPGLLAAWVAEVDGRVVGHVGLSRAESGDAAPVLWGGGPAVAVVSRLFVGPGARGRGVGALLMARAVREAVGRGLHPVLDVVASDAAAVALYERLGWVLLGTVEQRWGVEQTVLVRCYAAPVVAGV; encoded by the coding sequence ATGAGCAGCGAGAGCGGCGGTGTCCTGGTCCGGCGTCGTACGGGGGCCGACCTCGGGGGGTGTGTCGAGGTGCTGGGCGAGGTCCATCGGCGGGACGGGTATCCGGTGAACTGGCCGGAGCAGCCGGACGGCTGGCTTGCGACGCCGGGGTTGTTGGCGGCGTGGGTGGCCGAGGTGGACGGGCGGGTCGTCGGGCATGTGGGGCTGTCCCGGGCGGAGTCTGGTGATGCGGCTCCGGTGCTGTGGGGTGGCGGTCCGGCGGTGGCGGTGGTGAGCCGTCTGTTCGTGGGGCCGGGTGCGCGGGGCCGTGGGGTCGGGGCGCTGCTGATGGCGCGGGCGGTGCGGGAGGCGGTGGGGCGGGGTCTGCATCCGGTGCTGGATGTGGTGGCCTCGGACGCTGCGGCTGTGGCGCTGTACGAGCGTCTGGGCTGGGTGCTGTTGGGCACGGTGGAGCAGCGGTGGGGTGTGGAGCAGACGGTGTTGGTGCGGTGTTATGCGGCGCCGGTCGTTGCGGGTGTGTGA
- a CDS encoding MarR family transcriptional regulator has translation MTITHHPQDRIAAQPIGYWTRETANLVIGALRTALAEENLTQPHWWILNHIAASPDTWQRTTLTEKLAPYDDQNTDFNAVYDDLTTRGWLTETNGALTLTEAGEAGRQRAHTRNAKVHTRMREGIDDTTYAATINTLRRLTANLGGNSELP, from the coding sequence ATGACGATCACCCACCACCCCCAAGACCGCATCGCCGCCCAGCCCATCGGCTACTGGACCCGCGAAACCGCCAACCTCGTCATCGGCGCCCTCCGCACCGCCCTCGCCGAAGAAAACCTCACCCAACCCCACTGGTGGATCCTCAACCACATCGCCGCATCCCCCGACACATGGCAACGCACCACCCTCACCGAAAAACTCGCCCCCTACGACGACCAGAACACCGACTTCAACGCCGTCTACGACGACCTCACCACCCGCGGCTGGCTCACCGAAACCAACGGCGCCCTCACCCTCACCGAAGCAGGCGAAGCCGGCCGCCAACGCGCCCACACCCGCAACGCCAAAGTCCACACCCGCATGCGCGAAGGCATCGACGACACCACCTACGCCGCCACCATCAACACCCTCCGCCGCCTCACCGCCAACCTCGGCGGCAACAGCGAACTCCCCTGA